The Oncorhynchus nerka isolate Pitt River linkage group LG12, Oner_Uvic_2.0, whole genome shotgun sequence genome includes a region encoding these proteins:
- the LOC115138862 gene encoding putative ferric-chelate reductase 1 isoform X2 codes for MFAVVMAMAHMAMGAEAQNTTMAPNSNATMSNVTMAPNVTMTPNVTTAPVTALTVNISMAECKKSQLCAAKPPDCDPAVAGSCFFVSIKKSLGQIFFFQLRGVSSGYIAVGLSKTSTQGQNDTTYVCANSNRKVKFFTALLDKGVLTINNKLHVESVNGSVNNQIIQCTFSATVPNATATRSIDTSFYLSISNGTFNSDTLGSPQAILNSDKAVDLADPNTTVLNSLNSAPSAFCLSQALLILIGVLGMMML; via the exons ATGTTCGCAGTTGTCATGGCAATGGCACACATGGCGATGGGAGCCGAGGCACAGAACACCACAATGGCTCCGAACTCCAATGCTACTATGTCCAACGTAACAATGGCACCCAACGTAACAATGACACCCAACGTAACAACGGCACCTGTCACAGCTCTCACG GTAAATATCTCAATGGCGGAATGTAAAAAGTCCCAGCTCTGTGCTGCTAAGCCGCCAGACTGTGATCCGGCCGTGGCTGGGTCCTGTTTCTTCGTCTCCATCAAGAAGTCCTTGGGACAGATTTTCTTCTTCCAGCTACGAGGAGTGTCCAGTGGCTACATCGCAGTAGGCTTGTCCAAAACTTCCACACAG gGTCAGAACGACACTACTTATGTGTGCGCAAACAGCAACAGAAAAGTAAAGTTCTTCACCGCTCTCCTCGACAAAGGAGTTCTGACCATCAACAACAAG CTGCATGTGGAGTCTGTGAATGGCTCAGTCAACAATCAGATCATCCAGTGCACCTTCTCTGCTACTGTCCCCAACGCTACGGCCACCCGGAGCATCGACACCAgcttctacctctccatctccaaCGGGACTTTTAATAGTG ATACCCTAGGTTCTCCTCAGGCTATTCTGAACAGTGATAAAGCTGTGGACCTGGCCGACCCCAACACTACTGTGTTAAACTCTTTAAACTCTGCTCCCTCCGCCTTCTGCCTGTCTCAAG CTCTTCTGATCCTGATAGGTGTACTAGGTATGATGATGCTGTAA
- the LOC115138862 gene encoding putative ferric-chelate reductase 1 isoform X1: MFAVVMAMAHMAMGAEAQNTTMAPNSNATMSNVTMAPNVTMTPNVTTAPVTALTVNISMAECKKSQLCAAKPPDCDPAVAGSCFFVSIKKSLGQIFFFQLRGVSSGYIAVGLSKTSTQGQNDTTYVCANSNRKVKFFTALLDKGVLTINNKLHVESVNGSVNNQIIQCTFSATVPNATATRSIDTSFYLSISNGTFNSVTDTLGSPQAILNSDKAVDLADPNTTVLNSLNSAPSAFCLSQALLILIGVLGMMML; encoded by the exons ATGTTCGCAGTTGTCATGGCAATGGCACACATGGCGATGGGAGCCGAGGCACAGAACACCACAATGGCTCCGAACTCCAATGCTACTATGTCCAACGTAACAATGGCACCCAACGTAACAATGACACCCAACGTAACAACGGCACCTGTCACAGCTCTCACG GTAAATATCTCAATGGCGGAATGTAAAAAGTCCCAGCTCTGTGCTGCTAAGCCGCCAGACTGTGATCCGGCCGTGGCTGGGTCCTGTTTCTTCGTCTCCATCAAGAAGTCCTTGGGACAGATTTTCTTCTTCCAGCTACGAGGAGTGTCCAGTGGCTACATCGCAGTAGGCTTGTCCAAAACTTCCACACAG gGTCAGAACGACACTACTTATGTGTGCGCAAACAGCAACAGAAAAGTAAAGTTCTTCACCGCTCTCCTCGACAAAGGAGTTCTGACCATCAACAACAAG CTGCATGTGGAGTCTGTGAATGGCTCAGTCAACAATCAGATCATCCAGTGCACCTTCTCTGCTACTGTCCCCAACGCTACGGCCACCCGGAGCATCGACACCAgcttctacctctccatctccaaCGGGACTTTTAATAGTG TAACAGATACCCTAGGTTCTCCTCAGGCTATTCTGAACAGTGATAAAGCTGTGGACCTGGCCGACCCCAACACTACTGTGTTAAACTCTTTAAACTCTGCTCCCTCCGCCTTCTGCCTGTCTCAAG CTCTTCTGATCCTGATAGGTGTACTAGGTATGATGATGCTGTAA